CTAGCACTAAACGTCGTGGAAAAATGTACACAAATAAAGTCACACGAAGGGCTAGGGAACCTTTAACTGCGAGAAGGGTAAAGACCTTGAGTTGCAATACAGTAATTCATGACTAACGCCGGCTGCATGAGAGAAAAAGCTGAGCTTCCGCCCGTTGATTGAATATCCACGTTACCGCCGGCACCCGAACCGCCAGCAACACCGCCTAATTTAACGGTTCCAGCACCCGCATCAGCGCGATACAAAAGCACACCATCACTCCTGCCACCGTCATTTTTTGCCAAATAGGCACCTTCAGTTGGTGCATCTTGAGTGGCCGCATCAGTTGAAACATTCACTTCAGCGTCAGTATCGCCACTGCCGGGAGTAAACACAGCAACATGGCTATGGTTCGCTAGTTCTGACGCTGATAAGGTATGTAATTCGCTACCAGCCTGTTGGCCTACTCGCCAGTCGTATAAACTACCTGGGTGCTGCCCTGCACTCATGCCCGCTTTACCCCTTAAATCCGGCAGCCCAAAGGTGCTTCTGCCATCACCACCATATGCTGTCCCTAGCAATGAAAATAATGCCGTATTCGAACTAATCGCTACCATAGCACCCGAACAAAAAGCCCAGTTCCTAGGTGCGAAATTGAAACCAAACGCACATATTTGCCCTATAAAAGGATTATCCATAGTGAAGCCCTCAAGCTTGTTTTTTTAGTGAAGAGGATGCATTAAAAGTAACCCCAGCATCCAAATGAAAGCGTTCTGCAAAGGTCAGGCCGCTATAAATACCGTCCACGCTGGCAAGGATATCTAACCGCAGGGATCCACCGTTAACACACACAATTAGACCCTCTGGTTCACCTAC
This genomic stretch from Teredinibacter franksiae harbors:
- a CDS encoding phage tail protein, encoding MDNPFIGQICAFGFNFAPRNWAFCSGAMVAISSNTALFSLLGTAYGGDGRSTFGLPDLRGKAGMSAGQHPGSLYDWRVGQQAGSELHTLSASELANHSHVAVFTPGSGDTDAEVNVSTDAATQDAPTEGAYLAKNDGGRSDGVLLYRADAGAGTVKLGGVAGGSGAGGNVDIQSTGGSSAFSLMQPALVMNYCIATQGLYPSRS